GTATAAGGACAGCACACAACTTAGTTGAAGTCATCTGGGAACATTTTCAGAGTAAAGACTTTAGACTATCAGACAGTAGAACTTGCTTACCTTATGGTTTAGATAATTTGAGAAGGTCCAATTCTGTTGGTTAATGACTTGCAAAGTCTCGCCATTGACCAACATTGTGAACGTTTCAAAAATCCCTGAGGAGTAAGCCAGGGGAGTCTAGATTGTCTAGAAAAACCTCCCTAGGGTCTGTTGCTTTGTtaatgtatataatatatttctaTTGTTTCTAGCAAATACTACTTGCTTTTGTGTACATCTTAATTGTTTCTAGCTGCGGACAGATCTAGAATGTTTTTGTATCAGTTCTTTGTTTATGTTCTGTAGGATAAGATATTGTTAATGTACTCTTCAAGGTTGAATTTTATTGTCATCAGATAATAAAATGTTGTTAAATAATGGAGTTTCTTTGCCCTAATTTATTGTCTCAGGActtgttattattttgaagGATGGTGGCACCTGAAGCTGCTCTCTCCTCTGCTCTGGGGAGGAACATCTGCTGGCTTTGCTAACAGTGCGAATTCTTTTTGGGAAgttttatcttatatataactattggccaaaatacagactttatttgtaatttgatGAGAATGGAGGATTTTGATTAACATGCAACATATTCATCTCTGTTACTCTATCAGCGGCTGTTATCTTTCCTACAGTCTTTTAGGAACGCGATTGGGTTTCCAAAGTTGCAAAGCATTGATCATTTTATTGAAATCTGCATTGCCACGATCTTGCTTCTTGATCCACCCTGAATTGGCTTCAGttttaaaaaacagaaatgaaaaattggGGAAAAAGGGTAAATTAATTTGGCCTCTTCCCCGCCCTGAAATCTGTACCCCCATGATCTTGCTTCTTGCTCCTTTGCCTTTTTTGGCCTAACCCCATTACTTTGAGCCAAGCTCCTGCTACATTTTCCATGCACCCAATCCacagagaggaaaaaaaagaagaagaaaagaataaaaaaagggctaaataaataaatgctcTAGCGAAAACGTCAAAGCTTACAAGCATAATAGAATACAACATTCATGACGGTGTCGAAAACAAGCAGCAAAGAGTACATGGAAACCAGCAGGGGACCTTCCCACAAATTTATCCCCTTGCTCATCCTGAAGTCAAACAAACATTCAATTAGCCTAAAGCCCACGTTACTCAACAAAGCCATAACCAAAGCTGTTTTTCGCTTTCTTTCCATGAGTCTCTTGGCCTTTATCAATGTCTCAAATCCATAACACTCACCCTCCAGCACTGATAAAACCCTAGCTAGGTTCCCCACAACCATAACATGCGCAAACGCCACACAAAAGGGTACCCCTAGAAACCCAAGGACACCCCAGAATCCTAAGACCTCTGAGCAGACACCCCATGCAAATAGTATCTTTGGTACAACTGCTAGGCTCGCAACCAAAACTCCAAGGAGCCCAAGTACAATGATAAGTTCACAAAGACCTGTGTTCAGAAGCTTGATCCAATTGAGCCCACTTCTCACAAGTAACC
Above is a genomic segment from Prunus dulcis chromosome 7, ALMONDv2, whole genome shotgun sequence containing:
- the LOC117635521 gene encoding uncharacterized protein LOC117635521 — protein: MSRRTAQVLDSLNSMSTTQIFRESIRVILLHPTHFHSISIFLFSPLPASLFISHFLLHHFPQIPSSTIKITDHILAHPLPKLLSKTIVHIVLCFPSSITFSLLGRAATIQAVSDSYNGINLDRRRLLVRSGLNWIKLLNTGLCELIIVLGLLGVLVASLAVVPKILFAWGVCSEVLGFWGVLGFLGVPFCVAFAHVMVVGNLARVLSVLEGECYGFETLIKAKRLMERKRKTALVMALLSNVGFRLIECLFDFRMSKGINLWEGPLLVSMYSLLLVFDTVMNVVFYYACKL